CGGGATCAGACAGATGTCGCGCTGTCCCTGGCCGTTGGCCCGGTGGTAGTTGCGGATGGCGAGCATGCCGGCGTACTCGCCCTGCGCGCCGGCGTTGGGCTGGATGGACACCCGGTCGTAGCCGGTGACCTCGGCGAGCCAGCCCTCGAGCTGGTCGATCAGCTGCCGGTAGCCGTCGGCGTCGGCGGCCGGCACGAACGGGTGGAGGTTGGCGAACCCGGCAAGCGAGATCGGCTCCATCTCGGTGGTCGCGTTGAGCTTCATGGTGCAGGAGCCGAGCGGGATCATGCCGCGGTCCAGGGCGTAGTCGCGGTTCGAGAGCCGCGCGAGGTAGCGCAGCATCGAGGTCTCGTTGTGGTGGGTGTTGAAGACCGGGTGGGTCAGGTAGTCGGTGGTCCGCTCCAACTCGCCCGGCAGCGCACTGGCCACGAACCAGCCGCCGTCCCCGACCGGCTCGGCGCCGAACGCCGCGAGCACCGCGTCGACAGCCCTGCCGCCGGTCTCCCCCACGCTGATCGCGACGTGGTCGGCATCGACCAGGCGCAGGTGGACCTCACGCTCGCGCGCGGCGGCGACGACCTCGGCCGCCCGGCCGGGCACCTCGGTGAGGACGGTGTCGAAGAAGGCGTCGTGGACGACGCTCACGCCCGCGCCGCGCAGCCGGTCGGCGAGCAGCGAGGCGGTCGCGTTGACCTGGGTCGCGATGCCCTTGAGCCCCTGGGGGCCGTGGTAGACGGCGTACATGCCGGCGGTCACGGCGAGCAGCACCTGGGCGGTGCAGATGTTCGAGGTCGCCTTGTCGCGGCGGATGTGCTGCTCGCGGGTCTGCAGCGCGAGGCGGTACGCCGGGCAACCCTCGGCGTCCACCGAGACGCCGACGAGCCGGCCCGGGAGCTGGCGCTCCAGGCCCTCGCGCACCGCCATGAAGCCGGCGTGCGGCCCGCCGTAGAACAGCGGGACGCCGAAGCGCTGGGCCGAGCCGACGACGACGTCGGCGCCGAGGGTGCCGGGCGCCTCCAGCAGGGTCAGGGCGAGCAGGTCGGCGGCGACGACGGCCAGTCCGCCGTGCTCGTGCACGGCGTCGATGACCGGCTTGATGTCGGCGACCCGGCCGGACGCGCCGGGGTACTGGACCAGCACGCCGGCGACCGGGCCCGCGGGCAGCCCGCCCGCGAGGTCGGCGACGACGATCTCGATGCCGAGGCCCTCGCACCGGGTGCGGACGACGTCGATGGTCTGCGGCAGCGCGTCGGCGTCGATGACGAACGGGCCCTGCGCCTTGCGGTTGACGCGGTGCGCCAGCGCGACGGCCTCGGCCGCGGCGGTGCCCTCGTCGAGCAGGGAGGAGCCGGCGGTGTGCAGACCGGCCAGGTCGGCGACCATGGTCTGGAAGTTGATGAGGGCCTCGAGGCGGCCCTGCGAGATCTCCGGCTGGTACGGCGTGTAGGCGGTGTACCAGCTCGGGTCCTCGAGCACGTTGCGGCGGATCACCGCGGGGGTGAGGGTGGCGTGGTAGCCGAGGCCGATCATGGACTCACCGGGGACGTTGGCCCCGGCGAGGGCCCGGAGCTCGGCGGCGGCCGACTCCTCGTCGACGCCGGCGGGGAGGTCCAGCGGGTCGGTGGCCCGGATCGACTTCGGCACGGCGGCGTCCATCAGGGCGTCGAGGGACGCGTAGCCGAGGCGGTCGAGCATGGTCTCGACCTGGGTGTCGTCGGGGCCGATGTGGCGCCGGACGAAGGGGGCAGGGCCGACGGATGCGCTCATAGCAGGCAGGTTTCCTCAGGGATCGAAGACAATCGAGCCCTCCCCCTCTGTCGGCGCGTCATCGCGCCTTCAGAGTTGCCTGCTCCGCACGGTCCTGGCGCCTGAGAGGTTCCGGGGAGGGATTGCCCCTTCGGCGCAGACACGGGGCCTGACTCTCCCGTGCAGCATCAAACAGCGGGTACAGGCTACCCCACGTTGCGAGCCGCGCGGCGAGCGGCGAGCTCGTCGCCGGCCACCGGCGCGTCGGGCTCGGCGTCGTTGGCGTGCTCGCTCGGCAGCTGGGCCAGGGTGCCCTCGATCTCACGCCACACGCCGCCGATCGCGATGCCGAACACGCCCTGTCCGCCCTGGAGGAGGTCGATGACCTCGTCGTTGCTGGTGCACTCGTAGACCGAGGCGCCATCGCTCATCAGGGTGACCTGGGTCAGGTCGTCGGTGCCGCGTTCGCGCAGGTGGCTGACTGCCGTGCGGATGTTCTGCAGCGAGATGCCGGCGTCGAGGAGTCGCTTGATGATCTTCAGGATCAGGATGTCGCGGAAGCTGTAGAGCCGCTGCGAGCCGGATCCCTTGGCGCCGCGGACGCTGGGCTCGATCAGGCCGGTGCGGGCCCAGTAGTCGAGCTGGCGATAGGTGATGCCGGCCGCGTTGCACGCGGTCGGGCCGCGGTAGCCGAGATCGCTGGGCAGCGGGGAGACGTCGTCGGTGAAGAGCAGCCCCTGCTCCTCGGCGGCAGCCGTCGCCGCGGTCGCGTCCTGACCGACCTTCTCGGGCTGCTGCTCGTTCACGGGGCCTCCAGGGCTCAACGGGGTCGGACGCCGGGCACTGCGCGGCACTGCTGTCCTTCGACTCCTTCAAGGTACGGCGCGGGTGTCGGGCCGGTCAAAGACGTGGCCGGGCGTGTCGCGAAAACCCTCACCCTGAGGCTGAGACTCACCCCTCGGAGCCGAAGTCCTCCGGCGAGACGTGGTCGAGGAACTCGCGGAACGCCTCGACCTCGTCCTCCTCCTCGGCGGGCGCCGCGAGGCCCGCCTCGGCGAGCACCTCGTCGGCGCAGTAGATCGTGGT
This region of Nocardioides sp. L-11A genomic DNA includes:
- the gcvP gene encoding aminomethyl-transferring glycine dehydrogenase, which translates into the protein MSASVGPAPFVRRHIGPDDTQVETMLDRLGYASLDALMDAAVPKSIRATDPLDLPAGVDEESAAAELRALAGANVPGESMIGLGYHATLTPAVIRRNVLEDPSWYTAYTPYQPEISQGRLEALINFQTMVADLAGLHTAGSSLLDEGTAAAEAVALAHRVNRKAQGPFVIDADALPQTIDVVRTRCEGLGIEIVVADLAGGLPAGPVAGVLVQYPGASGRVADIKPVIDAVHEHGGLAVVAADLLALTLLEAPGTLGADVVVGSAQRFGVPLFYGGPHAGFMAVREGLERQLPGRLVGVSVDAEGCPAYRLALQTREQHIRRDKATSNICTAQVLLAVTAGMYAVYHGPQGLKGIATQVNATASLLADRLRGAGVSVVHDAFFDTVLTEVPGRAAEVVAAAREREVHLRLVDADHVAISVGETGGRAVDAVLAAFGAEPVGDGGWFVASALPGELERTTDYLTHPVFNTHHNETSMLRYLARLSNRDYALDRGMIPLGSCTMKLNATTEMEPISLAGFANLHPFVPAADADGYRQLIDQLEGWLAEVTGYDRVSIQPNAGAQGEYAGMLAIRNYHRANGQGQRDICLIPSSAHGTNPASAVMAGMKVVVVKANDDGTVDLDDLRAKCEQHSETLAAIMVTYPSTHGVYEETITELCDLVHEHGGQVYIDGANFNALLGYAAPGRFGGDVSHLNLHKTFCIPHGGGGPGVGPVAVRAHLAPYLPTHPLHPDAARREGTGAISAAPFGSAGILPISWAYIRMMGGAGLTRATAVAVLSANYVAARLGEHFPVLYRGESGLVAHECILDLRGITAQTGVSVDDVAKRLIDYGFHAPTMSFPVAGTLMVEPTESEDLAEVDRFCDAMIAIKGEIDRVAAGEWDVDASPLHHAPHTARTLVGDWDRAYSREVAVFPAGITPDKYWPPVARIDQAYGDRNLVCACPPIDAYAD
- a CDS encoding MerR family transcriptional regulator yields the protein MNEQQPEKVGQDATAATAAAEEQGLLFTDDVSPLPSDLGYRGPTACNAAGITYRQLDYWARTGLIEPSVRGAKGSGSQRLYSFRDILILKIIKRLLDAGISLQNIRTAVSHLRERGTDDLTQVTLMSDGASVYECTSNDEVIDLLQGGQGVFGIAIGGVWREIEGTLAQLPSEHANDAEPDAPVAGDELAARRAARNVG